One region of Fragaria vesca subsp. vesca linkage group LG4, FraVesHawaii_1.0, whole genome shotgun sequence genomic DNA includes:
- the LOC101291721 gene encoding endoglucanase 13-like: MSVHVGRLLTMSDVTGITRYKRNEEAKGDVAQMVERSLSMRESSRGVFGLVIGSLAMFLLFQGIACHADYTQALTKSLLYYEGQRSGKLTPNGKLQRVAWRGDSGLNDGSDAGIDLVGGYYDAGDNLKLGFPMAFTVTMLSWSTIEFHGKLREKYELPNALRAIKWGTDYLIKAHPQPEVLYGQVGGVDSDHQCWQRPEDMTTSRNVFRIDDQHPGSDLAAETAAALAAASIAIGRFDRSYSSLLVTHAKQLFDFARNHPGAYQDSIPEAGEVYASSGYQDEMLWAAAWLHRATNEGQYLEFLSEAGDTGGTRTTFSWDDKFVGAQVLAAMLVMKGKVDPTGKWGEYTSYAENFICSCIQKGNNNVQKTPAGLLWFLPWNNNQYVATASFVTSVYSVYMEANKASINCPGGVAHPSDLIAFAKSQVDYILGSNPKNMSYMVGYGSNYPKQIHHRAASIVSIKTDPAPVTCEGGFDWFHKPAPNPNVLEGAIVTPDENDGFADDRNNYQLDEPTTVTNAPLVGVLAYLA; this comes from the exons ATGTCAGTCCACGTAGGCAGGCTTCTTACTATGAGTGACGTCACAGGTATTACACGATACAAAAGGAACGAGGAAGCAAAAGGGGATGTAGCTCAGATGGTAGAGCGCTCGCTTAGCATGCGAGAG AGCAGTAGAGGGGTCTTCGGTTTGGTTATTGGATCATTAGCAATGTTTCTATTGTTCCAAGGAATTGCTTGTCATGCAGACTATACACAAGCACTTACCAAGTCATTGTTGTATTATGAGGGTCAACGCTCAGGAAAGTTGACTCCTAATGGCAAACTCCAAAGAGTGGCTTGGCGAGGAGATTCTGGACTCAACGATGGCAGTGATGCTGGA ATTGATTTGGTGGGAGGCTACTACGATGCCGGAGACAATCTCAAGCTGGGATTTCCGATGGCCTTCACAGTAACAATGCTTTCATGGAGCACAATCGAGTTCCACGGCAAGCTCAGGGAAAAATATGAGCTTCCAAATGCTCTTCGTGCTATCAAGTGGGGAACAGATTACTTGATAAAAGCACATCCACAGCCTGAAGTGCTGTATGGCCAAGTTGGGGGTGTTGATTCGGACCATCAATGTTGGCAGAGACCAGAGGACATGACCACCTCAAGGAATGTCTTCAGGATTGATGACCAACACCCGGGCTCTGATCTCGCCGCTGAAACTGCCGCTGCTTTGGCTGCTGCCTCGATTGCTATAGGTCGTTTCGATAGAAGTTACTCATCCCTACTTGTAACTCATGCAAAGCAG CTCTTTGATTTTGCTCGCAATCATCCCGGTGCTTATCAAGACAGCATCCCTGAGGCAGGGGAAGTCTACGCCAGTAGTGGGTATCAG GACGAGATGCTGTGGGCAGCAGCATGGCTCCATCGTGCTACTAATGAAGGGCAGTACCTCGAGTTCCTAAGTGAAGCCGGAGATACAGGTGGAACAAGAACAACATTCTCATGGGATGACAAATTTGTCGGTGCACAGGTTTTGGCTGCAATG CTTGTAATGAAGGGAAAAGTTGATCCTACGGGGAAATGGGGGGAGTATACGAGCTATGCAGAGAATTTCATATGTTCGTGCATTCAGAAAGGAAACAACAACGTGCAGAAGACACCCGCAGGCTTGCTTTGGTTTCTGCCATGGAATAACAATCAATATGTTGCCACTGCTTCATTTGTAACTAGTGTTTATTCCGTTTATATGGAGGCTAATAAGGCCTCCATCAACTGTCCTGGTGGCGTTGCTCACCCCTCTGATCTCATAGCATTCGCCAAATCACAG GTGGATTACATCTTGGGTTCAAACCCAAAAAACATGAGCTACATGGTTGGATATGGATCGAATTATCCTAAGCAAATTCATCACAGAGCAGCATCAATCGTCTCAATCAAGACGGATCCAGCTCCGGTGACATGCGAGGGTGGGTTTGACTGGTTTCACAAACCTGCACCGAACCCGAACGTGCTGGAGGGAGCAATTGTGACCCCAGATGAAAATGATGGTTTTGCGGACGACAGGAACAACTACCAGTTAGATGAACCAACAACCGTTACTAATGCTCCACTGGTTGGTGTCTTAGCTTACCTTGCTTAA